AGCACATTGATGTCAACCTATCCGACGATGATATCAAGCGGCTGGCCGATAAAGTGGGCGGCTATAACCTTAAGATTGGCTCGCTGGTGGCTCCCATCTGGGGAGGGCCAGCCATGGGTAGTCCGGAACAACGGGCCCAGTTTGTCGAAATGGTGCGCAAGTCCTGCCATATCGGTCAGCGCTTAACAGAACTGGGTGTTCGACCCAGTGGTGTCGTGCGCATCGACTCCGCTAGTTCGCCCCACGACTGGGCAGTGGACCCGGTGGGCAACAGCAAACTCATTGTGTCGACTTTCCAGCAGGCTTGTGATGTGGCAGCTGATTATGGTGAGAAACTGGCGGCCGAAGGAGAAATCTGCTGGGGCGGTATGCACAGCTGGAAAACTATGGTCGATACACTCGTAGCGGTGAACCGGCCAAACATGGGTTTCCAGGCCGACATGGCTCATACGCTGCTCTATACCCTGGGATACAATAGTCCTGAAGACCGTATTCTGCCCCCAGATTTTGACTGGAGCGACCGGGAAGCGCTGTCCGAAGCTTTGAAGAAGGTGACAGCCGCGCTGCGCCCATGGACAATCGACTTTCACGTCGCTCAGAACGATGGAACGGTGTTTGGCTCGGGTTCGCATGATAAAACGGGTCGTCATTGCCAGGCGCTCGACCCCAACGGCAAACTCGATATTGTGCATGATGCTGGTTACTGGCTGCGCAACGAAAATGGCGAGTTGACCAAAGCTTTCCGACATATTTGCTGGGACGGCTGTATGTTTCCTAACGATGTGATGCTCAAACAACAAACCTGGAATGATGTGCTGGCGACGATGATCAAAGTACGTCAGGCTCACGGCTGGTACGAAGCATAAACCTTCCGGTCAGGAGACGCCCCCCTTGGCGTCTCTACCTAAAAACCTTTAAACATTTATGTCAACCAAAAAAGAATTACGCATTGGCTTGATTGGCACTGGCTTTATGGGCCGTACCCATTCCAATGGCTATAGCCAGGTCAGCCACTTTTTC
This window of the Spirosoma aerolatum genome carries:
- a CDS encoding sugar phosphate isomerase/epimerase family protein; amino-acid sequence: MNQNNYPKLHNAMWPGVVGKGPDSEPVIDFDTMLQLTANAEVDGVKFDGVDLALFEHIDVNLSDDDIKRLADKVGGYNLKIGSLVAPIWGGPAMGSPEQRAQFVEMVRKSCHIGQRLTELGVRPSGVVRIDSASSPHDWAVDPVGNSKLIVSTFQQACDVAADYGEKLAAEGEICWGGMHSWKTMVDTLVAVNRPNMGFQADMAHTLLYTLGYNSPEDRILPPDFDWSDREALSEALKKVTAALRPWTIDFHVAQNDGTVFGSGSHDKTGRHCQALDPNGKLDIVHDAGYWLRNENGELTKAFRHICWDGCMFPNDVMLKQQTWNDVLATMIKVRQAHGWYEA